From a region of the Streptacidiphilus albus JL83 genome:
- the rpsB gene encoding 30S ribosomal protein S2 gives MAVVTMRELLESGVHFGHQTRRWNPKMKRFIFTERNGIYIIDLLQSLNYIDRAFEFVKETVAHGGSVLFVGTKKQAQEAIAEQATRVGMPYVNHRWLGGMLTNFSTVYKRLQRLKELGEIDFTDVAASGLTKKELLVLQREYEKLEKTLGGIRDMQRVPSAVWIVDTKKEHIAVGEARKLHIPVVAILDTNCDPDEVDYKIPGNDDAIRSVTLLTRVIADAVAEGLMARSGAAKGDAKVETGADQPLADWERELLVEGEKKADEAPVAEAAVAEAPAVEAPAVEAPVEEAAPLEEAVATDAVVVEAPAAEAEQA, from the coding sequence ATGGCCGTCGTCACGATGCGGGAGCTGCTGGAAAGCGGCGTCCACTTCGGTCACCAGACCCGTCGTTGGAACCCGAAGATGAAGCGTTTCATCTTCACGGAGCGCAACGGCATCTACATCATCGACCTGCTGCAGTCGCTGAACTACATCGACCGCGCCTTCGAGTTCGTCAAGGAGACGGTCGCCCACGGCGGCAGCGTCCTCTTCGTCGGCACGAAGAAGCAGGCCCAGGAGGCCATCGCCGAGCAGGCCACGCGCGTGGGCATGCCCTACGTCAACCACCGCTGGCTCGGCGGCATGCTGACCAACTTCTCCACCGTCTACAAGCGTCTGCAGCGCCTCAAGGAGCTCGGCGAGATCGACTTCACGGATGTGGCCGCCTCCGGCCTCACCAAGAAGGAGCTCCTCGTCCTGCAGCGCGAGTACGAGAAGCTCGAGAAGACCCTGGGCGGCATCCGCGACATGCAGCGCGTGCCCTCCGCGGTGTGGATCGTCGACACCAAGAAGGAGCACATCGCCGTCGGTGAGGCGCGCAAGCTCCACATCCCGGTCGTCGCGATCCTCGACACCAACTGCGACCCCGACGAGGTCGACTACAAGATCCCCGGCAACGACGACGCCATCCGCTCCGTCACGCTGCTCACCCGCGTCATCGCCGACGCCGTCGCCGAGGGCCTGATGGCCCGCTCCGGTGCGGCCAAGGGCGACGCCAAGGTCGAGACCGGTGCCGACCAGCCGCTCGCCGACTGGGAGCGCGAGCTGCTCGTCGAGGGTGAGAAGAAGGCCGACGAGGCCCCCGTCGCCGAGGCCGCCGTTGCCGAGGCCCCCGCCGTCGAGGCCCCCGCCGTCGAGGCTCCGGTCGAGGAGGCCGCCCCGCTCGAGGAGGCCGTCGCCACCGACGCCGTCGTCGTCGAGGCCCCTGCCGCCGAGGCCGAGCAGGCCTGA
- the whiG gene encoding RNA polymerase sigma factor WhiG, with amino-acid sequence MPAQQTEAERAAARRPLDELWRSYKERGDPRLREQLILHYSPLVKYVAGRVGVGLPSNVEQADFVSSGVFGLIDAIEKFDPARAIKFETYAISRIRGAIIDELRALDWIPRSVRQKARAVERAYATLEVTLRRTPSDPEVAAEMGIALEDLHTIFSQLSLANVVALDELLHSGDGEGGSRISLGDTLEDTTADDPVEIAESRELKRLLARAINTLPQREKTVVSLYYYEGLTLAEIGQVLGVTESRVSQIHTKAVLQLRAKLSDAR; translated from the coding sequence GTGCCCGCGCAGCAGACCGAGGCCGAGCGGGCGGCGGCCCGGCGGCCGCTGGACGAGCTGTGGCGCTCCTACAAGGAGCGGGGCGACCCCCGGCTCCGTGAGCAACTGATCCTGCACTACTCACCGTTGGTGAAGTACGTGGCTGGCCGGGTCGGGGTGGGGCTGCCCTCCAACGTCGAGCAGGCGGACTTCGTCTCCTCCGGCGTCTTCGGGCTGATCGACGCCATCGAGAAGTTCGACCCCGCCCGCGCCATCAAGTTCGAGACCTACGCGATCAGCCGGATCCGCGGCGCGATCATCGACGAGCTGCGCGCCCTGGACTGGATTCCGCGCTCGGTCCGGCAGAAGGCGCGTGCGGTCGAACGCGCCTACGCCACGCTGGAGGTGACCCTCCGGCGGACTCCCAGCGACCCCGAGGTCGCCGCCGAGATGGGCATCGCGCTGGAGGACCTGCACACCATCTTCAGCCAGCTCTCGCTGGCCAACGTCGTTGCGCTGGACGAACTGCTGCACTCCGGCGACGGGGAGGGCGGCAGCCGGATCAGTCTGGGCGACACCCTGGAGGACACCACCGCCGACGACCCGGTCGAGATCGCCGAGAGCCGCGAACTGAAGCGGCTGCTGGCCAGGGCCATCAACACCCTTCCGCAGCGCGAGAAGACGGTGGTCAGCCTGTACTACTACGAGGGCCTGACCCTGGCCGAGATCGGCCAGGTGCTGGGCGTCACCGAGAGCCGGGTCAGTCAGATCCACACCAAGGCCGTGCTCCAGCTCCGCGCCAAGCTCTCCGACGCCCGCTGA
- the dprA gene encoding DNA-processing protein DprA: MTEAERLARAALGRITEPGDESVGLLLERHGPVEALARLLDGPSGEGRRARARGTDARADLDHAAALGARLVCPGEEEWPTQLDDLGPARPIGLWVRGTASLRLLALRSVAMVGARACTDYGVRVAAELSAELADSAWTVASGGAYGIDAAAHRGALAATGITVGILACGVDQIYPRGHSALLGRIAEQGLLVSELPLGAHPTKPRFLQRNRLIAALTRGTVVVEAARRSGALSTARRARELNRIVMGVPGPVCSELSVGVHALIRDGGSLVTDAAEVVELVGGIGTDLAPDRRGPLLPRDALVGEALQVVEALPAGAPGAPVERLVRSTGLRPDTVLQRLYELGALGLVVRRGARWCLARPL, translated from the coding sequence CTGACCGAGGCGGAACGGCTGGCCAGGGCCGCACTCGGCCGGATCACCGAGCCCGGGGACGAGTCCGTCGGGCTGCTGCTGGAGCGGCACGGCCCGGTGGAGGCGCTGGCGCGGCTGCTCGACGGCCCGTCCGGGGAGGGCCGTCGGGCCCGCGCCCGGGGCACCGACGCGCGTGCCGACCTCGACCACGCGGCGGCCCTGGGCGCCCGGCTGGTCTGCCCCGGCGAGGAGGAATGGCCCACCCAGCTCGACGACCTGGGCCCGGCCCGGCCGATCGGGCTCTGGGTCCGCGGCACGGCCTCGCTGCGGCTGCTCGCCCTGCGCTCGGTCGCCATGGTCGGCGCCCGGGCCTGCACCGACTACGGTGTCCGGGTCGCCGCCGAGCTCTCGGCCGAACTCGCGGACTCGGCCTGGACGGTGGCCTCCGGCGGGGCCTACGGCATCGACGCGGCGGCACACCGGGGCGCGCTCGCCGCCACCGGGATCACCGTGGGGATCCTGGCCTGCGGGGTCGACCAGATCTATCCGCGCGGCCACAGCGCCCTGCTGGGCCGGATCGCCGAGCAGGGTCTGCTGGTCAGCGAACTGCCGCTGGGCGCCCACCCCACCAAGCCCCGGTTCCTGCAGCGGAACCGGCTGATCGCCGCACTCACCCGGGGGACGGTGGTGGTCGAGGCGGCCCGCCGCAGCGGCGCGCTCAGCACGGCCCGGCGCGCCCGGGAGTTGAACCGGATCGTGATGGGCGTGCCGGGGCCGGTCTGCAGCGAGCTCTCGGTCGGGGTGCACGCCCTCATCCGGGACGGCGGCAGCCTGGTCACCGACGCCGCCGAGGTGGTCGAACTGGTCGGCGGCATCGGCACGGACCTGGCCCCGGACCGCCGGGGGCCGCTGCTGCCGCGCGACGCCCTGGTCGGCGAGGCGCTGCAGGTGGTGGAGGCGCTGCCGGCGGGTGCCCCCGGAGCACCGGTCGAACGGCTCGTCAGGAGTACCGGGTTGCGTCCGGACACGGTCCTGCAGCGCCTCTACGAACTGGGCGCGCTCGGACTGGTCGTGCGCCGGGGCGCGCGCTGGTGCCTCGCGCGACCGCTCTGA
- the tsf gene encoding translation elongation factor Ts, which produces MANYTAADVKKLRELTGAGMMDCKNALVEAEGEVEKAVELLRIKGQKGVAKREGRDASNGAVVSLIAEDNTSGVLVELNCETDFVAKGDKFVVVADALAAHVAKTSPADLEAVLASEINPGQTVQQFVDEANATLGEKIVFRRFAQFNGAFVSAYMHRTDPDLPPAIGVLVELDSANAAIAKDVAQHIAAFAPTYLSREEIPAEALENERRIAEATAREEGKPEAALERIVEGRVTGFVKENAVLEQAFAKDSKKTVQKVLDEAGVKLVRFARFRVGA; this is translated from the coding sequence ATGGCGAACTACACCGCCGCAGACGTCAAGAAGCTCCGTGAGCTCACCGGCGCCGGCATGATGGACTGCAAGAACGCCCTGGTCGAGGCGGAGGGCGAGGTCGAGAAGGCCGTCGAGCTGCTCCGCATCAAGGGCCAGAAGGGTGTTGCCAAGCGCGAGGGCCGCGACGCCTCCAACGGTGCCGTCGTCTCCCTGATCGCCGAGGACAACACCTCCGGCGTCCTGGTCGAGCTGAACTGCGAGACCGACTTCGTCGCCAAGGGCGACAAGTTCGTCGTCGTCGCCGACGCGCTGGCCGCCCACGTCGCCAAGACCTCCCCGGCCGACCTCGAGGCCGTGCTGGCCAGCGAGATCAACCCGGGCCAGACCGTCCAGCAGTTCGTGGACGAGGCCAACGCGACCCTGGGCGAGAAGATCGTCTTCCGTCGCTTCGCCCAGTTCAACGGCGCCTTCGTCTCGGCGTACATGCACCGCACCGACCCCGACCTGCCGCCGGCCATCGGCGTTCTGGTCGAGCTCGACTCGGCCAACGCGGCGATCGCCAAGGACGTCGCGCAGCACATCGCCGCCTTCGCCCCGACCTACCTCTCCCGCGAGGAGATCCCGGCCGAGGCGCTGGAGAACGAGCGTCGCATCGCCGAGGCCACCGCCCGCGAGGAGGGCAAGCCCGAGGCCGCCCTGGAGCGCATCGTCGAGGGCCGGGTCACCGGCTTCGTCAAGGAGAACGCGGTCCTGGAGCAGGCGTTCGCCAAGGACAGCAAGAAGACCGTGCAGAAGGTCCTGGACGAGGCGGGCGTCAAGCTGGTCCGCTTCGCCCGCTTCCGCGTCGGCGCCTGA
- the frr gene encoding ribosome recycling factor has product MIEETLLEAEEKMEKAVAVAKDDFAAIRTGRAHPAMFNKIVAEYYGAVTPINQLASFSVPEPRMAVVSPFDKTSLRVIEEAIRNSDLGVNPSNDGSIIRVVFPQLTEERRREYIKVARSKGEDAKISIRAVRRKAKEILDKLNKDGEAGEDEVRRAEKELEDVTARYVAQVDELLKHKEAELLEV; this is encoded by the coding sequence GTGATCGAAGAGACCCTCCTCGAGGCCGAGGAGAAGATGGAGAAGGCCGTCGCCGTCGCGAAGGACGACTTCGCCGCGATCCGTACCGGCCGGGCCCACCCCGCGATGTTCAACAAGATCGTGGCCGAGTACTACGGCGCGGTGACCCCGATCAACCAGCTGGCGTCCTTCTCGGTGCCCGAGCCCCGGATGGCGGTCGTCTCGCCCTTCGACAAGACCTCGCTGCGGGTCATCGAGGAGGCCATCCGCAACTCGGATCTGGGCGTCAACCCCTCGAATGACGGTTCCATCATCCGGGTGGTGTTCCCGCAGCTGACCGAGGAGCGCCGCCGGGAGTACATCAAGGTCGCCCGCAGCAAGGGCGAGGACGCCAAGATTTCCATCCGCGCGGTGCGCCGCAAGGCCAAGGAGATCCTGGACAAGCTGAACAAGGACGGCGAGGCGGGCGAGGACGAGGTCCGCCGCGCCGAGAAGGAGCTCGAGGACGTCACCGCGCGCTATGTGGCGCAGGTGGACGAGCTGCTGAAGCACAAGGAAGCCGAGCTCCTCGAGGTCTGA
- a CDS encoding murein hydrolase activator EnvC family protein, whose amino-acid sequence MDYFRIAPRLALRASPRPPLRTGVGSPAGPPQLDGRSLLLMLGLLLWLTVTLVGPPRPAHARALPLPAAAGLRPAELRPAGLQAAELRPTELRPLAPMPVGHSLADVLRRFDPPPLPWAAGHRGVDLAAPVGSPVRAVKAGVVSFAGEIAGTFSVAVTHPGTGDPPLRTTYQPLEPLVATGDRVAAGQVIGTVAAGPWHCPASCLHWGLLRGHRYLDPLALVGLGRSRLLPPDGAQG is encoded by the coding sequence ATGGACTACTTCAGGATCGCCCCACGACTCGCGCTGCGGGCGTCGCCGCGGCCCCCGCTGCGGACCGGCGTCGGCTCCCCGGCCGGGCCGCCCCAGCTCGACGGCCGGAGCCTGCTGCTGATGCTGGGGCTGCTGCTCTGGCTCACCGTGACGCTGGTCGGGCCGCCGCGCCCGGCGCACGCCCGGGCGCTGCCGCTCCCGGCAGCGGCGGGTCTGCGGCCGGCCGAGCTGCGGCCTGCGGGGCTGCAGGCGGCCGAGCTGCGGCCGACCGAGCTGCGGCCGCTCGCGCCGATGCCCGTCGGGCACTCGCTCGCGGACGTGCTGCGCCGCTTCGATCCGCCGCCGCTGCCGTGGGCGGCCGGGCACCGGGGGGTCGACCTGGCCGCGCCGGTGGGCAGCCCGGTCCGGGCAGTGAAGGCCGGAGTGGTGTCCTTCGCCGGGGAGATCGCCGGCACCTTCTCGGTCGCGGTGACCCATCCCGGGACCGGCGACCCACCGCTCCGGACCACCTACCAGCCGTTGGAACCACTGGTGGCGACCGGCGACCGGGTGGCCGCCGGGCAGGTCATCGGCACGGTGGCGGCAGGCCCCTGGCACTGCCCGGCGAGCTGCCTGCACTGGGGGCTGCTGCGGGGCCACCGCTATCTGGACCCGCTGGCCCTGGTCGGCCTGGGCCGCTCCCGGCTGCTGCCGCCGGACGGGGCACAGGGGTAG
- a CDS encoding TetR/AcrR family transcriptional regulator, with the protein MAQHRQLQRDALLEAARALLVEGGMEALTFPNLAQRTGLARSSVYEYFRSRAAVVAELSAVDFPAWAAEIAAAVAAAGTPAARVEAYVRVQLALAGAPRHRAVAAISVGELDDEARERIRAAHGQLVDLVVTALADLGHREPGLAAVLIQGIVESAVKRLELGAAEDPTVVVDSAVALVLHGVVPTEPAGD; encoded by the coding sequence CTGGCCCAACACCGTCAGTTGCAGCGCGACGCGCTCCTGGAGGCCGCTCGCGCACTGCTCGTCGAGGGCGGCATGGAGGCACTGACCTTCCCGAACCTGGCGCAGCGCACCGGCCTGGCCCGGTCCTCCGTGTACGAGTACTTCCGTTCCCGGGCGGCGGTGGTCGCCGAGCTCAGTGCGGTGGACTTCCCGGCCTGGGCCGCCGAGATCGCCGCGGCCGTCGCCGCGGCGGGCACCCCGGCCGCCCGGGTGGAGGCCTATGTCCGGGTGCAGCTCGCCCTGGCCGGCGCCCCGCGCCACCGCGCGGTCGCGGCCATCTCGGTCGGAGAGCTGGACGACGAGGCCCGGGAGCGCATCAGGGCCGCACACGGCCAACTGGTCGACCTGGTGGTCACCGCGCTGGCCGACCTCGGGCACCGGGAGCCCGGACTGGCGGCGGTGCTGATCCAGGGCATCGTCGAGTCCGCGGTGAAGCGGCTGGAACTCGGCGCCGCCGAGGACCCGACCGTCGTGGTCGACAGCGCTGTCGCGCTGGTGTTGCACGGGGTGGTCCCGACGGAGCCTGCGGGAGACTGA
- the pyrH gene encoding UMP kinase — protein MQMTAEDGTRRRVLLKLSGEAFAGGGGLGVDPDVVHAIAREIGTVVRGGTEVAIVIGGGNFFRGAELQQRGMDRARSDYMGMLGTVMNCLALQDFLMKEGIETRVQTAITMGQVAEPYLPLRAVRHLEKGRVVIFGAGMGMPYFSTDTTAVQRALEIHAEVLLMGKNGVDGVYDSDPRTNPGALKFDSLEYSEVITRDLKVADLTAITLCKDNDLPILVFELLAEGNIARAVRGEKIGTLINGATERD, from the coding sequence ATGCAGATGACCGCAGAGGACGGCACGCGCCGCCGCGTACTGCTCAAGCTTTCCGGCGAGGCCTTCGCCGGAGGAGGCGGACTCGGCGTCGACCCCGACGTGGTCCACGCCATCGCCAGGGAGATCGGCACGGTCGTCCGCGGCGGTACCGAGGTCGCCATCGTGATCGGCGGCGGCAACTTCTTCCGGGGCGCGGAACTCCAGCAGCGCGGCATGGACCGGGCCCGCTCGGACTACATGGGCATGCTCGGCACCGTGATGAACTGCCTCGCCCTGCAGGACTTCCTGATGAAGGAGGGCATCGAGACCCGGGTCCAGACCGCCATCACCATGGGCCAGGTCGCCGAGCCCTACCTGCCGCTGCGGGCGGTGCGCCACCTGGAGAAGGGGCGCGTCGTGATCTTCGGCGCAGGCATGGGGATGCCGTACTTCTCCACCGACACGACGGCGGTGCAGCGCGCCCTGGAGATCCATGCCGAGGTGCTGCTGATGGGCAAGAACGGGGTCGACGGGGTCTACGACTCCGACCCCAGGACCAACCCGGGCGCGTTGAAGTTCGACAGCCTGGAATACTCCGAGGTGATCACGCGTGATCTCAAGGTCGCAGACCTCACCGCGATCACTCTCTGCAAGGACAACGACCTGCCGATCCTGGTGTTCGAACTGCTGGCCGAGGGCAATATCGCCCGGGCGGTGCGCGGTGAGAAGATCGGCACGTTGATCAACGGGGCGACGGAACGGGACTGA
- a CDS encoding phosphatidate cytidylyltransferase: protein MNDDSFWGPTSGDRGAEARAQQGPGTPPGGPVPPSWAGPAFDPSQQQYPLHGTDDSAQTQYLPPVVAGVGPERSGQPEPGHESAPRLSGPLFRDDVPPPQPEAAAEQTAILPPITDGPPMAGPPMAAAAMAGPPNGGVPNFGAPNPGPANPGPTNPGAPNQAGPPAAPKAPKGGRNLRAAVGVGLGLGAVVVASLIVFKWLFVIVVAAVVVVGMWELTSRLAESKGISVPLPPLAVGGVAMLASAYLGGPEAGLVALALTSLAVLVWRMSEPPENYLRDVTAGIFTAFYVPFLATFVMLMLAAHDGPQRVVLFMVLTVCSDTGAYAAGSRFGKHKLAPRISPGKTREGLAGGVLLCMLAGALGMQYLIKDGSWWQGLVLGACVAVSATLGDLGESMIKRDLGIKDMGTLLPGHGGIMDRLDSLLPTAPVVWLVLVGFVGAG from the coding sequence ATGAACGACGACTCCTTTTGGGGGCCCACCTCTGGTGACAGGGGTGCCGAGGCCCGAGCGCAGCAGGGCCCCGGAACGCCACCGGGAGGACCGGTCCCGCCCTCGTGGGCGGGACCGGCGTTCGACCCTTCGCAGCAGCAGTACCCGCTGCACGGCACGGACGACTCGGCGCAGACCCAGTACCTGCCGCCGGTCGTGGCCGGCGTCGGACCCGAGCGGTCCGGTCAGCCGGAGCCCGGGCACGAGTCGGCGCCGCGGCTGAGCGGACCGCTGTTCCGCGACGACGTACCGCCGCCGCAGCCCGAGGCGGCGGCGGAGCAGACGGCGATACTCCCGCCGATCACCGACGGGCCGCCGATGGCCGGCCCGCCGATGGCCGCTGCGGCGATGGCCGGCCCGCCGAACGGCGGCGTACCGAACTTCGGCGCGCCCAATCCCGGGCCCGCCAACCCAGGGCCCACCAACCCGGGCGCCCCGAACCAGGCCGGCCCGCCCGCGGCGCCGAAGGCGCCGAAGGGCGGACGCAACCTCCGGGCGGCGGTCGGCGTCGGCCTCGGCCTCGGCGCGGTCGTGGTGGCCTCGCTGATCGTCTTCAAGTGGCTGTTCGTGATCGTCGTCGCGGCGGTCGTGGTCGTCGGCATGTGGGAGCTGACCAGTCGGCTGGCGGAGAGCAAGGGGATCAGCGTCCCACTGCCCCCGCTGGCCGTCGGCGGCGTCGCCATGCTGGCCTCCGCCTACCTCGGCGGCCCCGAGGCGGGGCTGGTCGCGCTGGCGCTGACCAGCCTGGCCGTACTGGTGTGGCGGATGAGCGAGCCGCCGGAGAACTACCTCAGGGACGTCACGGCGGGCATCTTCACCGCCTTCTACGTGCCGTTCCTGGCCACCTTCGTGATGCTGATGCTGGCTGCGCACGACGGCCCGCAGCGGGTGGTGCTGTTCATGGTGCTGACCGTGTGCAGCGACACCGGCGCCTATGCGGCCGGCTCGCGCTTCGGCAAGCACAAGCTCGCGCCCCGGATCAGCCCCGGCAAGACCCGCGAGGGCCTGGCCGGCGGGGTGCTGCTGTGCATGCTGGCCGGCGCGCTGGGCATGCAGTACCTGATCAAGGACGGTTCCTGGTGGCAGGGCCTGGTCCTCGGCGCCTGCGTGGCCGTCAGCGCCACCCTGGGCGACCTGGGCGAGTCGATGATCAAGCGCGACCTCGGCATCAAGGACATGGGGACGCTGCTGCCGGGCCACGGCGGCATCATGGACCGGCTGGACTCGCTGCTGCCCACGGCCCCGGTGGTGTGGCTGGTCCTGGTCGGCTTCGTCGGCGCCGGCTGA